The following coding sequences lie in one Thermoleophilia bacterium genomic window:
- a CDS encoding BlaI/MecI/CopY family transcriptional regulator — protein sequence MTAVWKLGEATVEQVRSELPAGSRPAYNTVQTVLNRLEARKMLVRVKDGRAHLYKPSLEESEFVTRSLEERLAEASPKARRLALLNLVDELEPGEVDEIAQRAKQIQARRGGS from the coding sequence ATGACCGCGGTCTGGAAGCTGGGTGAAGCGACCGTCGAACAGGTGCGCTCCGAACTTCCGGCAGGCAGTCGACCCGCCTACAACACGGTCCAAACCGTGCTCAACCGGCTGGAAGCCCGGAAGATGCTTGTCCGCGTCAAAGATGGGCGGGCGCACCTCTACAAGCCGTCCCTCGAGGAATCCGAATTCGTCACGAGATCGCTTGAAGAGCGCTTGGCCGAGGCTTCGCCGAAAGCCCGCCGGCTCGCCCTCCTCAACCTCGTCGATGAACTCGAGCCCGGCGAAGTGGACGAGATCGCCCAGCGGGCAAAACAGATCCAGGCTCGCCGTGGGGGTTCCTGA
- a CDS encoding M56 family metallopeptidase, with the protein MPILVVVAVFSLLMVGATRLLPLDRVAPPIAIACWLCVLAVGAITTVLATGLVVVFFPETAIYSLIAGWCVHVSLPVFSPHIGLSGHSVLHAAMVVPASGLPASMFWLLSRLTNGWWALRNRLQSSIKTNQGWTLIEDESIVMGVAPLGRSRIVVSDAAVRAMDPDELEAGLCHETGHIRRGHRSILLTSRVLAALGFAFPGTRQAQRDLHQALERDADDYAVRQTKDPLALASAICKAATGPQPAGGISLGGGRIGRRLDYLEDDLTLVGPYIRRGMRLVALTFVAGTLMFAVSASTWVAGSSAGGHASSISSNDC; encoded by the coding sequence ATGCCAATCCTCGTCGTGGTCGCTGTTTTTTCGCTTTTGATGGTCGGCGCCACTCGTCTCCTTCCGCTGGATCGAGTCGCTCCCCCGATCGCCATCGCCTGCTGGCTTTGCGTGCTGGCCGTAGGCGCGATCACGACCGTCCTGGCTACCGGGCTGGTGGTCGTCTTTTTCCCCGAGACCGCGATCTACTCGTTGATTGCCGGGTGGTGCGTCCACGTCTCATTGCCGGTCTTTTCTCCTCACATTGGACTTTCGGGCCACTCGGTTCTTCACGCTGCGATGGTGGTGCCCGCGTCCGGTCTGCCGGCATCAATGTTTTGGTTGCTCTCCAGGCTCACAAACGGCTGGTGGGCACTCCGCAACCGTCTCCAGTCCTCGATCAAAACGAATCAAGGCTGGACCTTGATCGAGGATGAATCGATCGTCATGGGAGTGGCGCCGCTGGGCCGGAGTCGCATAGTGGTTTCTGACGCTGCGGTGAGGGCCATGGATCCAGACGAGCTCGAAGCCGGACTCTGCCATGAAACGGGTCACATCCGGCGGGGGCATCGTTCAATCCTGCTCACGTCGCGAGTCCTCGCAGCACTCGGGTTCGCCTTTCCTGGAACTCGACAGGCGCAGAGGGATCTTCATCAGGCCTTGGAGCGCGACGCCGACGATTACGCCGTACGACAGACCAAGGACCCGCTCGCACTCGCTAGCGCGATCTGCAAAGCCGCAACTGGTCCCCAGCCCGCCGGAGGTATCAGTCTCGGGGGAGGGCGAATCGGTCGACGCCTTGACTATCTCGAGGACGACCTGACTCTGGTCGGTCCGTACATTCGCCGGGGGATGCGGCTGGTCGCCCTGACGTTCGTGGCCGGCACATTGATGTTTGCCGTATCAGCTTCGACCTGGGTAGCCGGATCCTCCGCCGGAGGTCATGCGTCTTCGATCAGCAGTAACGATTGTTGA